One window of Dermacentor andersoni chromosome 7, qqDerAnde1_hic_scaffold, whole genome shotgun sequence genomic DNA carries:
- the LOC126535621 gene encoding uncharacterized protein: MVYELGDNYECAARRLKAQTKRLLEGDSLIREYDACIRDYIEKGYAEPASKNYGTSEGPVYYMPHQAVVRRESQTTKLKVLFDASSSAKNRLSLNNVLESGPNLNPELIDLLINFRTYNITIVADIEKAFLQISLSEGDRNAVQFLWYAMTPKKGEELPAVVTYRMTRVPFGVTSSPFLLAATLQHHLEGLPERYAETAGILRKHLYVDDLVTGVDSLDKGKVLCQESKNILSQAGMRLHKWMSNDRDLVNFLENSNVERRNADAGHAAATKVLGVGWNAQTDHFEYNLTSLIDFLSARADNKRFVLQVPARIFDPFGFIAPTTLCVKVMFQKLWELGIGWGDPLPETLQPEWDCWCRELPRIEGVSIPRLIAADFRNDETEKVVHVFCDASPKAYGAVAYIVTKSPFGLTNVSLVMAKSRVAPLKRLSLPRLELMGALIGARLCHYVAKALDLKNVATILWTDSTVAMYRIKGNAARWKPFVANRVSELHALTDPRDWRHCPGSDNPADLITRGILPSALRESELWWKGPRWLQEDDTCWPTISEPSSKVWECQMEERKVTVMRIVSSSSTAIFNVENYSSFSRVVRVTAWVRRFVDNCHNKEGRTIGP, from the coding sequence ATGGTTTACGAGCTTGGCGACAACTACGAGTGCGCAGCAAGGCGTCTTAAAGCACAGACAAAGCGCCTCTTGGAAGGAGATTCGTTGATTAGGGAATACGACGCCTGCATAAGAGACTACATAGAAAAGGGCTATGCAGAGCCAGCCAGCAAGAATTACGGCACGTCGGAAGGTCCGGTGTACTATATGCCACATCAGGCAGTTGTTCGTCGCGAAAGCCAGACGACAAAACTGAAGGTACTATTTGATGCATCATCTAGTGCCAAAAATCGCCTCTCACTGAACAATGTTTTGGAAAGTGGCCCAAACCTAAACCCAGAGCTCATTGATCTGCTGATCAATTTCCGCACTTACAACATTACCATCGTTGCGGATATTGAAAAGGCCTTTCTCCAAATATCACTATCAGAGGGCGATCGGAACGCTGTGCAGTTTCTCTGGTACGCTATGACGCCAAAGAAAGGGGAAGAGCTTCCAGCTGTGGTGACCTATCGCATGACTCGCGTGCCGTTCGGTGTCACGTCGAGCCCATTTCTCTTGGCTGCAACGTTGCAACATCATCTTGAAGGCCTGCCGGAACGGTATGCTGAAACTGCAGGTATTCTGCGCAAGCATCTTTACGTGGACGACCTTGTAACTGGGGTTGACAGCCTTGACAAGGGTAAAGTCTTGTGCCAGGAATCCAAAAATATATTGTCTCAAGCAGGGATGCGGCTACACAAGTGGATGTCGAACGACCGCGATCTCGTCAACTTCTTAGAGAATAGCAATGTGGAGAGAAGGAACGCTGATGCTGGACATGCTGCAGCTACAAAGGTATTGGGAGTAGGTTGGAATGCTCAGACTGACCACTTTGAATACAACCTAACTTCACTCATCGACTTCCTCTCCGCAAGAGCTGACAACAAGAGATTTGTGCTGCAGGTCCCAGCAAGAATTTTCGACCCTTTTGGATTTATTGCTCCCACCACATTGTGCGTAAAGGTAATGTTCCAGAAGTTGTGGGAGTTGGGAATTGGTTGGGGCGATCCCTTGCCTGAAACCTTGCAGCCTGAGTGGGACTGCTGGTGTAGGGAGCTTCCACGCATCGAAGGAGTGTCTATTCCAAGACTGATAGCGGCAGACTTTAGAAACGATGAAACGGAGAAAGTGGTGCATGTTTTCTGTGACGCAAGCCCGAAGGCCTATGGTGCTGTCGCATATATTGTGACCAAGTCTCCGTTCGGACTAACAAATGTGAGCTTGGTCATGGCTAAATCAAGAGTGGCCCCTTTGAAACGTCTCTCGCTACCCCGATTGGAGCTGATGGGAGCCCTTATTGGCGCGCGACTATGCCACTACGTTGCCAAGGCCTTGGATCTGAAGAACGTTGCTACCATCCTCTGGACTGACTCTACAGTAGCTATGTACCGGATCAAGGGAAACGCTGCCAGATGGAAGCCCTTCGTGGCAAATCGAGTCTCAGAGTTGCATGCGCTGACAGATCCCAGGGATTGGAGACACTGCCCAGGCTCAGACAACCCCGCTGACCTAATCACCCGCGGCATTCTCCCATCGGCCCTGCGGGAAAGCGAACTGTGGTGGAAAGGACCCCGTTGGCTTCAGGAGGATGACACGTGTTGGCCAACGATAAGTGAGCCGAGCTCGAAGGTTTGGGAGTGCCAAATGGAAGAGCGAAAGGTGACGGTGATGCGCATAGTATCATCGTCATCCACGGCAATTTTCAATGTTGAGAATTATAGTTCATTCAGCAGAGTCGTGCGAGTAACCGCGTGGGTCCGCCGCTTTGTCGACAACTGCCACAACAAAGAAGGAAGGACGATCGGCCCATAA